A genomic region of Staphylococcus roterodami contains the following coding sequences:
- the cspA gene encoding cold shock protein CspA, giving the protein MKQGTVKWFNAEKGFGFIEVEGENDVFVHFSAINQDGYKSLEEGQAVEFEVVEGDRGPQAANVVKL; this is encoded by the coding sequence ATGAAACAAGGTACAGTTAAATGGTTTAACGCTGAAAAAGGATTCGGCTTTATCGAAGTTGAAGGAGAAAATGACGTATTCGTACATTTTTCAGCAATTAACCAAGATGGTTACAAATCTTTAGAAGAAGGTCAAGCTGTTGAGTTTGAAGTAGTTGAAGGCGACCGCGGTCCTCAAGCTGCAAACGTTGTTAAACTATAA
- the msaA gene encoding regulatory protein MsaA gives MWTVTKIRADYEGWWLFSDWPDNIVEQYEYQTFDDMLAHYQQLINHCKVKFDNYVTGKYNIYAFYNNCDMNYCEDCEEDLQIFYSFIVLQNNEVYYKLPIID, from the coding sequence ATGTGGACAGTTACCAAAATTAGAGCCGATTATGAGGGATGGTGGTTATTCAGTGACTGGCCAGATAACATTGTTGAACAGTATGAATATCAAACTTTTGATGACATGCTTGCACACTATCAACAATTAATTAATCATTGCAAAGTTAAATTCGATAATTATGTCACAGGAAAATATAATATCTATGCATTTTATAATAATTGTGATATGAACTATTGCGAAGATTGTGAAGAGGATTTACAAATATTTTATAGTTTCATTGTTTTACAAAATAATGAAGTATATTATAAACTACCAATAATTGATTAA
- a CDS encoding acylphosphatase, translated as MKHVLLQVFGRVQGVGFRYFTQRIAMKYNIVGTVQNVDDYVEIYAQGDEEDIDRFIQSVIDGASPASDVTSHHVEELELNQTLSDFRTI; from the coding sequence ATGAAACATGTACTTTTGCAAGTATTTGGGCGCGTCCAAGGCGTCGGATTTAGATATTTTACTCAGCGTATTGCAATGAAATATAACATAGTCGGAACTGTTCAAAATGTTGATGATTATGTAGAGATATATGCACAAGGGGATGAAGAAGATATAGATAGATTTATTCAAAGTGTAATTGATGGTGCCTCACCAGCATCTGATGTGACAAGCCATCATGTAGAAGAATTAGAACTTAATCAAACATTATCAGATTTTAGAACAATATAA
- a CDS encoding 5-bromo-4-chloroindolyl phosphate hydrolysis family protein, translated as MTVRYNISHIFGVLVGIPIAFLASILGMIALDVSFLIDMSIGAIGFIMTYLPIQKFTSRKYLNEIGLTRKDYRYIRNQLNHTHQKLRGILKTYVNIRSIKDFRQINDIYQISRSIYTTVRQRPASFYKVEGFFYSHIDNALNLVDAYTRLAKMPKKSINEQQKLEQTRITLDEVKRTLIADLKRLNEDDYERLDIEMQLNKLHQKHHQD; from the coding sequence ATGACAGTGAGATATAATATTTCGCATATTTTTGGGGTGTTAGTGGGAATTCCTATAGCGTTTTTAGCAAGCATATTGGGGATGATTGCGCTCGATGTGTCATTTTTAATAGACATGTCAATTGGTGCTATTGGCTTTATAATGACATACCTACCGATACAAAAATTCACTTCACGTAAATATTTAAACGAAATTGGTTTGACTAGAAAAGATTATCGCTATATTCGAAATCAGTTAAACCACACACACCAGAAGCTTAGAGGAATTTTAAAAACTTATGTAAATATAAGATCAATTAAAGATTTTAGACAAATTAATGATATATACCAAATTTCACGTTCTATTTATACAACAGTTAGACAAAGACCTGCATCATTTTATAAAGTTGAAGGCTTTTTTTATTCTCATATTGATAACGCACTTAATTTAGTTGACGCGTATACTCGTCTTGCTAAAATGCCTAAAAAATCAATCAATGAACAACAAAAATTAGAACAGACACGAATTACTTTGGATGAAGTTAAACGAACACTTATCGCTGATTTAAAACGTCTTAATGAAGATGATTATGAACGTTTAGATATTGAAATGCAATTAAACAAGTTACATCAAAAGCATCATCAAGATTGA
- a CDS encoding toxic anion resistance protein → MTEKKSFKESHPLDDFINEKQITNSTIQNQKITLEQQKHIDSISKQINPQDNEGLLSFGSDLQKQMSQFSHQMLDEVQSKDVGPIGDTLSDLMSKLKSVNPNELNPEKTSLFKKIFSRAKSSINEIFSRMQSVSAQVDRITIQLQKHQSHLTRDIELLDTLYDKNKNYFDDLSLHIIAAQQKKLQLETETLPKLQEQAHQSTNQMDIQQVADMQQFIDRLDKRIYDLQLSRQIALQTAPQIRMIQNVNQALAEKIQSSILTSIPLWKNQMAIALTLMRQRNAVAAQRAVTDTTNDLLTANAEMLKQNAIETATENERGIVDLDTLKRTQSNIIETIEETLVIQQKGREERQLAEKELQQLEEDLKSHLVNIKGPNHNS, encoded by the coding sequence ATGACTGAAAAGAAAAGTTTCAAAGAAAGCCATCCACTCGATGATTTTATAAATGAAAAGCAAATAACAAATTCGACCATTCAGAATCAAAAGATAACATTAGAGCAACAAAAGCATATAGATTCAATTAGTAAACAAATAAATCCTCAAGACAATGAAGGCTTATTGTCATTTGGTTCTGATTTACAAAAGCAAATGTCTCAATTTTCACATCAAATGTTGGATGAAGTACAAAGTAAAGATGTAGGTCCAATTGGGGATACTCTATCAGACCTCATGTCAAAATTAAAATCAGTTAATCCAAATGAGTTAAATCCAGAGAAAACTTCTCTGTTTAAAAAAATCTTTAGCAGAGCCAAGTCTTCTATCAACGAAATTTTTTCAAGAATGCAATCTGTCAGTGCTCAAGTGGATCGTATAACAATCCAACTTCAGAAACATCAAAGTCATTTAACAAGAGATATTGAGTTATTAGACACATTATATGATAAAAACAAGAATTATTTTGATGATCTATCCTTGCATATTATTGCAGCACAACAGAAAAAATTACAATTGGAAACTGAAACCCTTCCAAAATTGCAAGAGCAAGCGCATCAGTCAACTAACCAAATGGATATTCAACAAGTTGCAGATATGCAGCAATTTATAGACAGACTAGATAAACGAATTTACGATTTACAACTTTCAAGACAAATCGCGTTGCAGACTGCGCCACAAATTAGAATGATTCAAAATGTTAACCAAGCACTTGCCGAAAAAATTCAAAGCTCTATTTTAACAAGTATTCCTTTATGGAAAAACCAAATGGCCATTGCGTTAACACTTATGAGACAACGAAATGCAGTTGCAGCACAACGAGCTGTTACAGATACAACAAATGACTTATTAACAGCCAATGCTGAAATGCTTAAACAAAATGCCATAGAAACAGCAACGGAAAATGAGCGTGGCATCGTTGATCTTGATACGTTAAAACGTACACAGAGCAATATTATTGAGACAATTGAAGAAACTCTAGTAATTCAACAAAAAGGTCGCGAAGAACGACAATTAGCTGAAAAAGAATTACAACAATTAGAAGAAGATTTAAAATCACATTTAGTAAATATTAAAGGACCGAATCATAATTCATAG
- the brnQ gene encoding branched-chain amino acid transport system II carrier protein, which produces MNKNTWVIGFTLFAMFFGAGNLIFPPNLGLDSGKFFWPAILAFVLTGIGLPLLGVIVGSLDKEGYIGALNKISPKFSILFLVIIYLTIGPLFAIPRTASTSFEMTITPIIHSNSSIALFIFTIIYFLVVLYICLNPSKLIDRIGSLLTPLLLITILAMIIKGFVDFSGNNAGKGNEALYHSNFSSFAEGFTQGYLTMDAIAAIAFSMIVVNAVKLTGITKTNQIFKQTLIAGLIAAVALIFIYISLGFIGNHMPVNDATLQELNSKDRNIGTYLLTTMAATGFGSFGKYLLGIIVALACLTTACGLIVAVSEYFHRIIPKVSYKAFVIIFILMSFIIANQGLNAVISMSIPVLSIVYPVAITVVLLILIAKFIPTKRISQQIPVAIVFIMSIFSVISKFGWMKINFIEALPLRSYSLEWFPIAIIATVLGYIIGIFVKQNPIKYQQE; this is translated from the coding sequence ATGAATAAAAATACATGGGTCATTGGGTTTACGCTTTTCGCTATGTTTTTTGGCGCAGGCAATCTGATTTTCCCACCTAATCTCGGACTAGATAGTGGTAAATTCTTTTGGCCTGCTATTTTAGCATTTGTTTTAACCGGAATTGGCTTACCATTATTAGGAGTGATTGTAGGCTCACTTGATAAAGAAGGTTATATTGGAGCGTTAAATAAAATATCGCCTAAATTTTCAATATTGTTCTTAGTTATTATATATTTGACTATAGGTCCACTTTTTGCAATACCGAGAACTGCATCAACTTCATTTGAAATGACTATTACACCAATTATACATAGTAACAGTAGTATTGCTTTATTTATTTTTACTATTATCTATTTTTTAGTAGTATTGTATATTTGTTTAAATCCATCAAAGTTAATCGATCGTATTGGTTCGCTACTAACACCACTATTATTAATTACTATTTTAGCGATGATTATAAAAGGCTTCGTAGACTTTAGTGGTAATAATGCTGGAAAGGGGAATGAAGCACTATATCATTCTAATTTTTCAAGTTTTGCTGAAGGTTTTACGCAAGGTTATTTAACGATGGATGCCATAGCTGCAATCGCATTTTCAATGATTGTTGTTAATGCAGTAAAACTAACAGGTATTACTAAAACGAACCAAATATTCAAGCAAACATTAATTGCTGGATTAATAGCAGCCGTGGCATTGATTTTCATCTATATTTCATTAGGTTTTATAGGCAATCATATGCCTGTAAATGATGCGACATTACAGGAATTAAATTCGAAAGATCGTAACATTGGAACTTACTTATTAACGACTATGGCCGCAACTGGCTTTGGATCCTTTGGTAAATATTTATTAGGTATAATTGTAGCATTAGCATGTCTTACGACAGCATGTGGTCTTATTGTTGCAGTTTCAGAATATTTCCATAGAATTATTCCAAAAGTATCGTATAAAGCATTTGTTATAATATTTATTTTAATGAGCTTTATCATTGCAAATCAAGGTTTGAATGCTGTCATATCAATGTCAATTCCGGTTTTAAGCATCGTCTATCCTGTTGCGATAACAGTGGTATTATTAATTTTAATTGCGAAATTTATACCAACAAAGCGCATTTCACAACAAATACCGGTTGCAATCGTTTTTATAATGTCAATTTTTAGTGTTATTAGTAAATTCGGTTGGATGAAAATTAATTTTATTGAGGCGTTGCCACTTAGGTCATATTCATTAGAATGGTTTCCGATAGCAATCATAGCCACGGTTTTAGGCTACATTATTGGGATATTTGTAAAACAAAACCCGATTAAATATCAACAAGAATAG
- a CDS encoding MoxR family ATPase, protein MSLKHYKNSDSTVFNDAKALFDLNKNILLKGPTGSGKTKLAETLSEVVNTPMHQVNCSVDLDTESLLGFKTIKTNSQGQQEIVFVDGPVIKAMKEGHILYIDEINMAKPETLPVLNGVLDYRRQITNPYTGEVIKAVPGFNVIAAINEGYVGTLPMNEALKNRFVVIHVDYIDGEILKNVIKEQSLLQDDKQIEQIIKFNEDLRTMSKQGQISEEAASIRALLDLCDLMTVMPVERAIKRTIIDKLEDEREQQAIYNAVELNF, encoded by the coding sequence ATGTCACTTAAACACTATAAGAATTCAGATTCAACTGTTTTTAATGATGCGAAAGCATTATTTGATTTAAATAAAAATATTTTGCTTAAAGGTCCAACTGGTTCTGGGAAAACAAAGTTGGCAGAAACATTAAGTGAAGTTGTTAATACACCGATGCATCAAGTCAACTGTTCTGTAGATTTAGATACAGAAAGTTTATTAGGTTTTAAAACAATAAAAACAAATTCTCAAGGTCAACAAGAAATTGTCTTTGTTGATGGCCCAGTTATCAAAGCGATGAAAGAAGGGCATATTTTATATATAGATGAAATCAACATGGCAAAACCAGAAACATTACCTGTATTGAATGGTGTGCTAGACTACCGTCGACAAATTACAAATCCTTATACTGGTGAAGTCATTAAAGCTGTACCAGGGTTTAATGTTATAGCAGCAATCAATGAGGGATATGTTGGAACTTTACCTATGAATGAAGCCCTAAAAAATCGATTCGTCGTTATTCACGTTGACTATATTGACGGAGAGATTTTGAAAAATGTGATAAAAGAACAAAGTTTGTTGCAAGATGATAAACAAATTGAACAAATTATTAAATTTAATGAAGATTTACGTACAATGTCTAAGCAAGGACAAATTTCTGAGGAAGCCGCAAGTATACGTGCATTATTAGATTTATGCGACTTAATGACTGTTATGCCAGTTGAACGAGCAATAAAACGTACAATTATAGATAAATTAGAAGATGAACGTGAACAACAAGCAATTTACAACGCTGTAGAATTAAATTTTTAA
- a CDS encoding DUF6501 family protein produces MLHETWKDHTPIKKVEVINTDAKKFTVSDMLTVGKQYDVINETEEYYQIIDNSGLVGGYYKTYFKEV; encoded by the coding sequence ATGTTACATGAAACTTGGAAAGATCATACACCTATTAAGAAAGTTGAAGTTATAAATACAGATGCAAAGAAATTTACAGTATCTGATATGTTAACTGTAGGTAAACAGTATGATGTTATCAATGAAACTGAAGAATATTATCAAATTATCGATAATTCAGGATTAGTTGGGGGCTATTATAAAACATATTTCAAAGAAGTATAA
- a CDS encoding VOC family protein, whose protein sequence is MCGLRSITLGTTNIDQTKHFMVDILGLNYEELLENSIRFGDADISPGTRLQFIQVPSEQLSDTHFVGIGLRTPSDSGLEEYAEILSSKDIPFTTVKELNGNKYFSLEDNNGHIFSIYSNENNYGVGLGMPSFESTVNPLHQVQGLGPVILKVNHVDITAQILTNIFGLEVFAEYQPFDDADYHVQVFKIGEGGLGGEIHLMPTDNEIEMPEYGAVDQVEFETKDQDYFNQAKLRLDEVEIPYQTLEQDDIESIRITENSGLSFIFTLQK, encoded by the coding sequence ATGTGTGGACTTAGAAGCATTACATTAGGTACAACGAACATAGATCAAACTAAACATTTTATGGTTGACATATTAGGATTAAATTATGAAGAACTTCTTGAGAATTCAATTCGCTTTGGCGATGCTGATATTAGTCCAGGAACAAGACTTCAATTTATACAAGTTCCAAGTGAACAATTATCTGATACGCATTTTGTTGGTATCGGGTTACGCACACCAAGTGACTCAGGTTTAGAGGAGTATGCGGAAATATTATCGAGTAAGGATATTCCATTTACAACAGTTAAAGAATTAAATGGCAATAAATATTTCAGTCTCGAAGATAACAATGGTCATATTTTCTCAATATATTCAAACGAGAATAATTATGGCGTTGGTTTAGGTATGCCTTCTTTCGAAAGTACGGTCAATCCGTTACATCAAGTACAGGGTTTAGGTCCGGTTATTCTTAAAGTAAATCATGTGGATATTACAGCACAAATTTTAACGAATATATTCGGTCTTGAAGTATTTGCAGAATATCAACCATTCGATGATGCTGATTACCATGTTCAAGTTTTTAAAATTGGTGAAGGTGGATTAGGTGGCGAGATTCATTTAATGCCTACTGATAATGAAATTGAGATGCCAGAATATGGCGCAGTTGATCAAGTTGAATTCGAAACGAAAGATCAAGATTACTTTAACCAAGCGAAATTGCGTTTAGATGAAGTCGAAATTCCATACCAAACACTTGAACAAGATGACATAGAATCAATTAGAATTACCGAAAATAGTGGATTATCTTTTATATTCACTTTACAAAAATAA